Below is a genomic region from Triticum dicoccoides isolate Atlit2015 ecotype Zavitan chromosome 5A, WEW_v2.0, whole genome shotgun sequence.
AGTATGTACCCCTCAGTTTCTTTTTTGTCCTGTGTCAAATTTCGTAAAGTTTGGTCAACTATATAAGAAAAAAATACCAATATTCACAATATAAGATCAATATCTTTAGATATACTACATAACTTTTGTATTATAAATGTTGCTATTTTCTtagataaatttggtcaaactttatgtaatttgacttcaaacaaattttatacgcggagtaaaaagtAACGGAGGTAGTACCATGTGCGAGAACGCAACGAAATCGGCGATCCAGAGAGGGTGGCCAGTACAGTTCGCATTTACTGGATGGTGGGCGGATGCATTTTTCTAAGCTGGAAGAAGAAACACAGGTCTGGAGGGAAACCTTTGGTCTATGGTCTATGTGTGTATATACACCCTATATGGAGAAAGTTTTAGTaattaaataaaaagtaaaaaatctatttttttaaataaacttgcctttcattgtatttgtaaaaaaatcacaaaaagaaAAAATCCTGTTGACTTCCTTTAGAAAAATATATTTTCGGTCAAAATCATGTGAATAGTGATCTATAATAGCAATAAATTTTGTTTCTTTTTGCCCTAAAGTAAATGCTGGTTTTTTATTCATGACAATTTACATACTATTGCAAAAGAAAGTCAAGTTTATTCTAAAAATACTTCTAaaagttttttatttattttctaataTGAGGTGTATATACACCCAAAAACCAAATGGTATTTCCCCGCAGGTCTTCCCTATTTtcagatggatggtggcagcaggacATGAGGGCTGGAGAGTTTTGAAAGGGAGCATTCCTCGAATGCTTTGATATCCCACCAGCACAATTTATGAGTGAACTAGAAGTTTTTGTTTTGAGAAGGAGGATAACTCTGACCTCTCCGATGCATAGTCATTTTTATTAGATTATATCCAACAAAGTCTTACAAAAAAAATACATGAATCAAGCCAACGCCACCTTCTTGACAAACACTATTGCCATAACTACAAGCTTGATGATGCACCCTGACCTCGTGTCAACACACACCATGTAATTCAGTGGCCTCATCAAGCCGCCCGTCGGCTAGCAGGAAGCACCAACCGGTCTAGCCTCAACACGCACCGCATGCGCATGCTTTATAATCCGTCGTCATCATCTTCCAACCCATCTTCAGGAATGATCAATGCATTGACCTTGCCAGACCATTCTGTCattgacgccaccacggcgccagaCAGCGTCACCCTCCAGCATGCGCCCATAACCACGTGTCCAGCATCAAGACCCCACTCCGCTGAGACCCGTTGTCGTCGATGCTGAAGATGCAACGCTGCTCCAcctcttgtcccctccagccaGCACCTGCTCTAAAACGATGCCCTTGGGAGGGAGAAGGGCACCGAAGACACCGTCATTGTCCGATCTaggagacccagatctagggtttttgTCAGAGCAGCCTGAACAAGGTGAACACCCAGGGTGCCACTAGGACCCAACAGAGGTTGCCACACACACCCTTCTAGTGCCCAAGATGGTGCCTCCAAGGAAGTGACGACGACGTAGCTAGCGCTGCCCATTCACCGGGAAGTAGGGTTTTCACTAGGGCACATAGGACAAAGGGGACTAGGGGTAGTTGTACGTTGATGTCGCCACCTAGGAGGTAATGGTGCACGGAGCGCCATCGACGTCGTTGCTGCCGCCGTCGGTTAGAGGTTCCCCCTAGACAAGATCACATCCCGACATCCTCCGAGCCAACTGCCAGCACCACCGAGTACAAACGCCGGAGTTCGGGGCTGGCCGAAGGAGGTGATCCGCGTGCATGGAAAGGGACCCCGGGGACCGCCTCAAATCATATCTGGCGAGGGGAGGACCGGGACCCTTCCCACGCCGCGAGATCCGGCCACCAGGGCCTTCATGTCCATGCCGCCTAGGGGCCTGGCCGCCTACACTGGCAAGCGCTATTGCCATCGAAGGGACGCCATCCACACCACCTCGGATTCAGGCCCTCCATCATCAGTAGGCGAGACATGCACGTCCTTGTCGCCCCCTTCACCGGCGGCTACATGGCGAGCCAACGGCTGCCTCTGAAGGCGTCGAGGGGGAATGGAGGGGGAGAAGAGCCGGCGGTGGCAATAGAGTGAATTTAGAAGTGCATTTGCCATTTGGAGTGAGGTCCCAACAAAGAATATTTGGGCGATCATCCTGAATAGTGGAGGTTTGAGTAATAGAAGAAGGTATAGGTTTTTCGAAAAAGAGAATGAATAAGATTGTTGTTCCAAGTTTTTTGCCCAGGAAGAGAGGCCCTTAACCTGAGCAGGATAAATAAAGCCAGgcggttgaatgatgagatgattATGAATGGCGGTCTAGAAAGAATAGCACGGGGAACTCCAAAAGGAAATATTCCCATGAGTAATTTGGTAGCAAGAGTGAGCTCTTAACTTGGGAAGCATTTTGAGAATGAAAGACCAATAAGAAGATTTTACCCGTACGTACCCCTTTCGTTTCTCCTATGTAAACAAACGGCAATGCTACACCTACTAAACGCACGTAATTGTTACGTGATTACTCAGTTGGCAAAATTTGATTGGTCTTGGGAGAAGGCGGGGCCCACCCCCACTGAAAATAGGGAGGGGGGCAAAGAATTACGTGGCCCTTCGTAGTTCTTTTCCTAGGTGTAGGATTATTCGTAAACAAAATATAAGACGCTTTTACTTGTACACCCGTCACAATTGTCCAACGAGTCAATGGAGCATGCACTCCAAGATTCCACGATTATAGCTCATGGAGCGTGTAATTTATACTCACCCTAACTTGAACATACAAAAAACATGCTGCCCGTTGATCACCGTCGTCTGCCGCCACTCCCACTCATGCATGCACAAACCTGAATTATCACTAGAGACTACCGACCTAGGATGCCTCCTGTGGTGCAGGGAGGCAGAGGCGTGCCGCACAGGCACCTGTTCTGCTCGTAGCTCTCCGCCCCGTGCGCCGACATGAACCTCCCCGCCGGGATCTCGCCGCAGAGGCCGTTGTAGCTGACGTCCAAGTGCTCCAGCTTCACGTCCATCAGCGACTTGGCCACGCTCCCGTTGATCCGGTTATGGCTGAGGTCCAGGAACGTGAGGTGGTGCGGGAAGCTGACGTCGCTCATGTCGAACTCGAGCTCGTTCCACGACAGGTCGACCTTGGCCAGCGGCTTCGCGATGCCGAACAGGAACGGCGACGGGTCGCCCGTCAGCCGGTTGCGGGAGAGGTCGAGGGTGTCGACGTCGTCGTCGCCGCAGTCGCTCGGTATCTCGCCGGTGAGCTGGTTGTTGGCCAGGATCAGGAACCTGAAGCTCCCGTGCAGCAGCCCCGGCGGGATGGCGCCGGTGAGCATGTTGCCGCTGAGGTCCAGGTACCTGAGGCCGGGGAGGCTGCCCAGGCACCCGGGCATGGGGCCGGCGAGCTTGCCGTCGGCGATGACGAGGGTGCGGAGGCTTGTTAGCCCGGCGAGGAAGTCCGGCACCGGGCCGGAGATGGAGGTGCCGGCGATGTTGAGGTCCTCGAGGCGCGTGAGGTTGCCGAAGGAGGACGGGATGGGGCCGGACAGGCCGCGGACGGACTGGACCTGGAGGATGACGAGCtccgggagctcgccgagcgccGGCGGGACGGGCGCGCGGACGCCGTCGAGGGAGGAGAGCGCCAGCCCCGTGACTCGGCCGGCCGCGGAGCAGAAGACGGCGGGCGGCTCCCAGGCGCAGCAGTTGGTGGCCGGGAGCCAGGACAAGAGCTGCACGGGGTCGCCCAGCTGCGCCTTCACCCTCAGCAGCGCGGCGCGGTCGTCGCCGTCGCAGTCCATCGCGGACGACGACGCGACGACGGCCGAGAAGAGCGCGAGGCACAGCAAAGCATGCCACGAGGAGGATGGCG
It encodes:
- the LOC119297526 gene encoding polygalacturonase inhibitor 1-like, which translates into the protein MAADPPSSSWHALLCLALFSAVVASSSAMDCDGDDRAALLRVKAQLGDPVQLLSWLPATNCCAWEPPAVFCSAAGRVTGLALSSLDGVRAPVPPALGELPELVILQVQSVRGLSGPIPSSFGNLTRLEDLNIAGTSISGPVPDFLAGLTSLRTLVIADGKLAGPMPGCLGSLPGLRYLDLSGNMLTGAIPPGLLHGSFRFLILANNQLTGEIPSDCGDDDVDTLDLSRNRLTGDPSPFLFGIAKPLAKVDLSWNELEFDMSDVSFPHHLTFLDLSHNRINGSVAKSLMDVKLEHLDVSYNGLCGEIPAGRFMSAHGAESYEQNRCLCGTPLPPCTTGGILGR